The nucleotide window GTGGCGATCAGCACATCGACGCCGCGCTTAAGCTTTTCAACTTGCACGTTAATCGAGGCGCCGCCCACCACGCGGAACACCCTGATCGGGGTGCCGTCGGCATAGGCGGTGACGTTGTCCGAGATCTGGGTGGCCAGCTCGCGGGTGGGGGCGAGGATTAGCGCGCGCACCGATTTGGGGGTGGGGCGCTTGCCGTATTCGATCAGCCGCGTGACCATCGGCAGGCCGAAGGCGGCGGTCTTGCCGGTGCCGGTCTGGGCGAGGCCCAGCAGGTCGCGGCCCTTGACGATATGGGGGATGGCCTCTGCCTGGATCGGCGTCGGTTTGGTCAGCCCGATGGCGGGCAGGTTTTCGAGAACCTGTTTGGACAGGCCGAGATTGTCGAAGTTTTCCAAGGTTTTATCCGTAGTATGCGCCGGGTTTCGGCGCAGCAAATGTCAACCCCGGAAGGCTCCGGGGCAGTGCGGCGGGGCGCGGGCAGACGTGCCCGCTGGACCCCTGGCGTGACATGGGAACCTGGTCTCCGAGCCTGTCGCCAATGGGCGGGGCTGCTCACGCGGCAGCGGGCTTCGGGTGAATGGCAGATGGGGCAGATTGCCGCGGAAGTCAAGGGTTCTGCTGACCGGGATGTGACCGGGGGCGGCTGTCGGCCTGGGGCAAGCTGGGGTAGGATGGGCGCAACAGCGGATGCCGAAAAGGTGCCACGAGCAGGACGGGTTCAGGATGTTCAAGCGATTTCAGTTGGTTGCGATGGCGGTGCTGCTGGCGGTGCCGATGGGGGCAGGGCCGGCGGCGGCCAAGGCGCAGATGTGTTCGGCGGTGGTCGAGGGCGTGGCGGTGACGCTGGGCTACAATGACGAGGCGGATGTCTGGTCCTCGCGCCGCGAACGCTGGGGGCTGGACAAGGGCGCCTGTCCGGCACGGGTCATCATCGCGCATATGGCCCCGGACCTGACCGAGCAGGAGCGGGGGGTGTTCTGCCTGCAGCATGATCCAATCCTGAACGGTTTCAGTGGCTTGGCGATGGGAGAGCGCGATGCTTACGGGCTGTGCGAGACCACGGGGCGGGTCTGCCGGTTCGTCAATTCCACCGCCGATGGCGCTCGCGACGTGGCTGGGATTGCCGTTACCACGGGGGTTGAGGCGGTGCGCCACAACTCGGGTGCGGTGATCCTGTCGGGGTCTTCCACGGGCCTTGCAGCAACGCTGTCGGGGCTGGGAACCACCGTTGCCGGGGTGCTGTCGGCGCCAGCGGCGCTGGCCGGGGCGGCGGCGAGCGTGGTCGTGGTCGGCGGGGCGGTCTGGGTGTGTTCGGACTAGCTGCCTGGGGCCGGCATCTGGTGGGCGGCGGAGGCGGGGGGCAATTTCGCTGTTGCGCCGAACTCACCGTTCCACTGGCGGGACATTTGCAGCGCCGGCATGGAGAGTGGAAGCAGGGGTAGTCGTCTGGCCTGACAATTTCAGTTCACTCGCCAGCAGGCGGCTTGCCGCCCCGACCTCGGTCGGCCGCCAGTAGAAGCCGACTTCCGGCAGCGGAAAGCTGAGCGGTGTCTTGATACTGACCAGCCGGCCATCGTCGATCCAGGGTTTGACGATGCTGCGGGGAAGCAGGGACAGCAGCCCACCCGAAGCCAGCAGGGGAAGGATGACCGCAGGTACGCGGCTGATGATCTGGACTTCGTGCCTGATGGTCCAATCGGCATTGCGGGTAAAGGCATCGAAATGCTGGCGTGCCACCGTTGCGACATGGTTGGTCAGCCATGTTGCCTCTTGGAGATCCGCATCCGTGGCCACCCCCGACGCAGCCAGTGGATGAGAGGGCGCGCAGGCAACCTCTAGAGAATCCGGCAGGCAGCTGACGAACTCCCAATCGGCCGGCACGATCTGGCGCCAGCGGCAGGCAATGATGTCAAAGGTGTCGCTGGTGAACGAGGCATCGAGGTTTTGCCCCAGCAGGGATTCGATCTGGACCTGAATATCGGGATGGCGCCGGGCAAAGGTTGGCAGGGCCCCGTGCAGCAGGCCGCTTTCCGCAGCGATGCTGACCCCGATCCGGACCAACCCACCGTCGCGGCGCTTGTGCGAGGCGATCAACTCGGCCCCCTCTTCGGTTGCAGCAATGATGCGCCGGGCGACGGGCAGCAGGTCCGTTGCGGTTCGCGTCGGGGTCACGCCGCGGGAATGGCGCAAGAACAGCGTGGTTTCCAGCAATTGCTCCAGTTCGGCGACCAACTGGCTCATGGCGGGCTGGGTCATGTCCATCGCCTCTGCCGCCCGGCTCATCGAACGCAGGTCGTCAAGCGCGATCAGGGCCTGCATGTGCCGCAGGCGCGCCCGGGCCATCATACGGCGCAGGAGAGTGAGAGAGTTGATTGCCACGATATAGGCGCCTCTTATCGCAGGATGGGATAAATGATTTCAGTTATATATCTCTGCACTCCTAAGCTGTCATTCATATCGAGGCTCTGGGAGGAGGTTTCATGGAATTCACGATCAATACCTTGTCGCGTCGCCGGTTTGCGGGAGTTGGGCTTGGCCTTGCGCTGGCGCTTGGCGCGACCCTGCCGGCTGCGTCGCTGGCCCACGATGCCTGGCCGGACGGGCCGGTGCAGTTCTACGTGCCTGCAAGCCCCGGAGGCGGCACCGATGCGGTGGCCCGCATCATTGCGGACAAGCTGCAAGAGCAGTTGGGGGCGCCGTTCATCGTGGTCAACGCGCCCGGCGGCGGCGGCGCGGTTGCGGCAGAGCAGGTGCGC belongs to Frigidibacter mobilis and includes:
- a CDS encoding LysR substrate-binding domain-containing protein; the encoded protein is MMARARLRHMQALIALDDLRSMSRAAEAMDMTQPAMSQLVAELEQLLETTLFLRHSRGVTPTRTATDLLPVARRIIAATEEGAELIASHKRRDGGLVRIGVSIAAESGLLHGALPTFARRHPDIQVQIESLLGQNLDASFTSDTFDIIACRWRQIVPADWEFVSCLPDSLEVACAPSHPLAASGVATDADLQEATWLTNHVATVARQHFDAFTRNADWTIRHEVQIISRVPAVILPLLASGGLLSLLPRSIVKPWIDDGRLVSIKTPLSFPLPEVGFYWRPTEVGAASRLLASELKLSGQTTTPASTLHAGAANVPPVER